The following are encoded together in the Bubalus kerabau isolate K-KA32 ecotype Philippines breed swamp buffalo chromosome 3, PCC_UOA_SB_1v2, whole genome shotgun sequence genome:
- the AUNIP gene encoding aurora kinase A- and ninein-interacting protein, which translates to MRRRGPEKEEEACGVWLDAAALKRRKTQTHLIKSSTKMLTLLPGERQAKISFTQRSCPSAGTRQTSIASFLTSQPGKTNGADQRSVSSHTESQTNKESKEDATQLEHLTQGLRAHFMAPPLATSTPADIQEARLSPQSLKASCHHGMGTPYSTVPCLFWPDTSVCAGESKASLACSFAQDLESSCLRDQKEGENSSCEREWLHGSKKNNYQSVERHSKTTGHKGHQLLDKTNLENVSAKRSRQAPVLQTYKDSRRGANTKAVKQSSCPIPGFSWDSERNDKDSWSQLFTEDSQGQRVIAHNSRAPFRDVTNDQNQGYGRVPNSLWAQCQDRTTQFNLQPDSLFTQDSEGNQVIRHQA; encoded by the exons ACACATTTAATCAAGTCAAGCACCAAAATGTTAACACTCCTTCCTGGAGAGAGACAGGCTAAAATTTCTTTTACTCAAAGAAGCTGTCCATCTGCAGGCACTCGGCAGACCAGCATTGCTTCCTTCCTCACCTCGCAGCCAG GAAAGACAAATGGTGCTGACCAGAGGAGTGTTTCATCTCATACAGAAAGTCAGACCAACAAAGAATCTAAGGAAGACGCAACCCAGTTGGAACATCTGACCCAGGGCTTGCGGGCTCACTTCATGGCACCCCCTTTAGCCACTTCAACCCCTGCAGACATCCAGGAAGCTAGACTTTCTCCTCAGTCTCTCAAGGCTTCTTGCCACCATGGAATGGGAACCCCATACTCGACTGTGCCGTGTTTGTTCTGGCCTGATACCTCAGTCTGTGCTGGAGAGAGTAAGGCCTCACTGGCCTGCTCCTTCGCCCAGGACCTGGAGAGCTCTTGCTTGCGGGACcaaaaagagggagagaattcTTCCTGTGAAAGGGAATGGCTTCATGGatctaagaaaaataattatcagAGTGTGGAGAGACACAGTAAAACAACTGGGCACAAGGGCCATCAGCTCTTGGATAAGACTAACTTGGAAAATGTGTCTGCTAAAAGAAGCAGGCAGGCCCCTGTCCTTCAAACATACAAGGATTCCCGGCGCGGAGCAAACACGAAAGCAGTAAAACAAAGCTCTTGCCCTATTCCTGGGTTTTCCTGGGACAGTGAAAGGAATGACAAGGACTCCTGGAGTCAGCTTTTCACTGAGGATTCTCAGGGCCAGCGGGTCATTGCCCACAACTCTAGAGCTCCTTTCCGAGATGTAACCAACGACCAAAATCAGGGCTATGGGCGGGTCCCTAATAGCCTTTGGGCTCAGTGCCAGGACAGGACCACCCAGTTCAATCTGCAGCCTGATTCACTCTTTACCCAGGACTCTGAAGGTAATCAAGTTATCAGGCACCAAGCCTAA
- the MTFR1L gene encoding mitochondrial fission regulator 1-like isoform X2 — translation MEANVTIPIWQNKPHGAARSVVRRIGTNLPLKPCPRASFETLPNISDLCLRDVPPVPTLADIAWIAADEEETYARVRSDTRPLRHTWKPSPLIVMQRNASVPNLRGSEERLLALKKPALPALSRTTELQDELSHLRSQIAKIVAADAGSSNVSSPLPCFGSSFHSTTSFVISDITEETEIEVPELPSVPLLCSASPECCKPEHKATCSSSEEDDCVSLSKASSFADMMGILKDFHRMKQSQDLSRSSLKEEDPAVLISEVLRRKFALKEEDTNRKGN, via the exons ATGGAAGCCAATGTG ACCATCCCAATCTGGCAAAATAAGCCGCATGGCGCTGCTCGAAGTGTAGTGAGAAGAATTGGGACCAACTTGCCCCTGAAGCCATGTCCCCGGGCATCCTTTGAG ACCCTGCCCAACATCTCTGACCTGTGTCTGAGGGATGTGCCCCCAGTTCCTACCCTGGCTGACATTGCCTGGATTGCTGCAGATGAAGAGGAGACTTATGCCCGGGTCAG GAGCGATACACGCCCCCTGAGGCACACCTGGAAGCCCAGCCCTCTGATCGTCATGCAGCGCAATGCCTCAGTGCCCAACCTGCGTGGGTCAGAGGAGAGGCTCCTGGCCCTGAAGAAGCCAGCCCTGCCAGCCCTCAGCCGCACCACCGAGTTGCAGGATGAGCTGAGCCACCTGCGCAGCCAGATTGCCAAAATAGTGGCAGCTGATGCAG GAAGTTCAAATGTCTCTTCTCCCTTACCTTGTTTTGGATCCTCATTCCACTCTACAACTTCCTTTGTCATTAGTGACATCACCGAGGAGACCGAGATAGAGGTCCCTGAGCTTCCATCAGTCCCCCTGCTTTGTTCTGCCAGCCCTGAATGTTGCAAACCAGAACACAAAGCTACCTGCAGCTCATCTGAAGAGGATGACTGCGTCTCTCTGTCCAAGGCCAGCAGCTTTGCAGATATGATGGGTATCCTAAAGGACTTCCACCGGATGAAGCAGAGCCAAGACCT GAGCCGGAGTTCACTGAAGGAGGAAGATCCTGCTGTTCTTATCTCTGAGGTCCTAAGGAGGAAGTTTGCTCTGAAGGAAGAAGATACCAATAGAAAAGGGAACTGA
- the MTFR1L gene encoding mitochondrial fission regulator 1-like isoform X1, producing MEANVTIPIWQNKPHGAARSVVRRIGTNLPLKPCPRASFETLPNISDLCLRDVPPVPTLADIAWIAADEEETYARVRSDTRPLRHTWKPSPLIVMQRNASVPNLRGSEERLLALKKPALPALSRTTELQDELSHLRSQIAKIVAADAASASLTPDFLSPGSSNVSSPLPCFGSSFHSTTSFVISDITEETEIEVPELPSVPLLCSASPECCKPEHKATCSSSEEDDCVSLSKASSFADMMGILKDFHRMKQSQDLSRSSLKEEDPAVLISEVLRRKFALKEEDTNRKGN from the exons ATGGAAGCCAATGTG ACCATCCCAATCTGGCAAAATAAGCCGCATGGCGCTGCTCGAAGTGTAGTGAGAAGAATTGGGACCAACTTGCCCCTGAAGCCATGTCCCCGGGCATCCTTTGAG ACCCTGCCCAACATCTCTGACCTGTGTCTGAGGGATGTGCCCCCAGTTCCTACCCTGGCTGACATTGCCTGGATTGCTGCAGATGAAGAGGAGACTTATGCCCGGGTCAG GAGCGATACACGCCCCCTGAGGCACACCTGGAAGCCCAGCCCTCTGATCGTCATGCAGCGCAATGCCTCAGTGCCCAACCTGCGTGGGTCAGAGGAGAGGCTCCTGGCCCTGAAGAAGCCAGCCCTGCCAGCCCTCAGCCGCACCACCGAGTTGCAGGATGAGCTGAGCCACCTGCGCAGCCAGATTGCCAAAATAGTGGCAGCTGATGCAG CTTCGGCTTCATTAACGCCAGATTTCTTATCTCCAGGAAGTTCAAATGTCTCTTCTCCCTTACCTTGTTTTGGATCCTCATTCCACTCTACAACTTCCTTTGTCATTAGTGACATCACCGAGGAGACCGAGATAGAGGTCCCTGAGCTTCCATCAGTCCCCCTGCTTTGTTCTGCCAGCCCTGAATGTTGCAAACCAGAACACAAAGCTACCTGCAGCTCATCTGAAGAGGATGACTGCGTCTCTCTGTCCAAGGCCAGCAGCTTTGCAGATATGATGGGTATCCTAAAGGACTTCCACCGGATGAAGCAGAGCCAAGACCT GAGCCGGAGTTCACTGAAGGAGGAAGATCCTGCTGTTCTTATCTCTGAGGTCCTAAGGAGGAAGTTTGCTCTGAAGGAAGAAGATACCAATAGAAAAGGGAACTGA